A single genomic interval of Spirosoma taeanense harbors:
- a CDS encoding Rad52/Rad22 family DNA repair protein — protein MDLNVLTAPLTAQEIEWRVQSQTKDGQKIIVVPYITNRCVMQRFDDQFGWAGWQNEIKEIEGGFLCTITAVLPGGEIVRKTDGASRTGIEPVKGGISDAMKRAAVQFGLGRALYDFPKVFIETTDKYIPGWATPLLDKMVDKINSGGTVRDVVVLKPEHAKPAVKAV, from the coding sequence ATGGACTTAAACGTATTGACCGCCCCATTGACGGCGCAGGAAATCGAATGGCGTGTACAGAGCCAGACCAAAGATGGTCAGAAGATCATCGTCGTCCCATATATTACCAACCGTTGCGTAATGCAGCGCTTCGACGATCAGTTCGGCTGGGCGGGTTGGCAGAACGAGATCAAGGAGATTGAAGGCGGTTTTTTGTGCACTATTACGGCGGTTCTGCCCGGTGGCGAAATCGTCCGGAAAACTGACGGAGCCAGTCGCACTGGTATCGAGCCGGTAAAAGGCGGTATCAGCGACGCCATGAAACGCGCGGCCGTACAGTTTGGCCTTGGCCGGGCGCTCTACGACTTTCCAAAAGTGTTTATCGAAACCACCGACAAATACATTCCGGGCTGGGCTACGCCGTTGCTGGACAAAATGGTGGATAAGATCAACTCAGGCGGAACTGTACGCGATGTTGTGGTTCTCAAGCCCGAGCACGCTAAACCGGCAGTGAAGGCCGTGTGA
- a CDS encoding DUF4292 domain-containing protein: MKKQLFALVVILAIPALSLAQTADEIIDKHIATLGGTDKINAIKTAEYEQKMSIQGMDLTAKTSIIVGKASRSDISVMGQQITSVVDGDKGWAINPMQGGSEPQEMTPDMVKMQKNNTEPTGLQLAYAKLHKDPYELTGKEKQAGKDVYALKVTKPDGVYTYYIDANNYQLVASKASVTVQGVQTEGSAVYRDYKQVDGLMLPYTIDVSGAGMPGTVTSTVTKLTLNGTVDPAIFAMPKQ; encoded by the coding sequence ATGAAAAAACAACTCTTTGCCTTGGTTGTCATTCTGGCCATCCCGGCACTTTCGTTGGCACAGACGGCCGACGAAATTATTGATAAACATATTGCAACCCTGGGTGGGACTGACAAGATCAACGCCATCAAAACCGCCGAATACGAGCAGAAGATGTCGATCCAGGGCATGGACCTGACGGCCAAAACAAGCATCATTGTCGGAAAAGCGTCGCGCAGCGATATTTCCGTGATGGGCCAGCAGATTACCAGCGTCGTCGACGGCGATAAAGGCTGGGCTATCAATCCGATGCAGGGCGGTAGCGAACCGCAGGAGATGACGCCGGACATGGTGAAGATGCAGAAGAACAACACTGAACCGACTGGTCTGCAACTGGCTTACGCCAAGCTTCATAAAGACCCGTACGAACTGACGGGCAAAGAGAAACAGGCCGGCAAGGATGTCTATGCCCTTAAGGTTACCAAACCCGATGGCGTCTATACGTATTACATCGATGCGAACAACTACCAGCTCGTTGCCTCCAAAGCGAGCGTAACCGTGCAGGGTGTGCAAACGGAGGGCTCCGCCGTGTACCGCGACTACAAACAGGTTGATGGACTGATGCTGCCGTATACCATTGATGTTAGCGGGGCGGGTATGCCCGGAACCGTTACGTCCACCGTAACGAAGTTAACCCTAAACGGTACTGTCGACCCGGCTATTTTCGCAATGCCGAAGCAATAA